A window of Solanum stenotomum isolate F172 chromosome 3, ASM1918654v1, whole genome shotgun sequence contains these coding sequences:
- the LOC125860562 gene encoding mRNA cap guanine-N7 methyltransferase 1-like, protein MKRDHSEPPSSSSLGPPQSKFKHNPEGDAHFLEDESTKIFARKVADHYSARTNQTLEEREASPIIHLKKLNNWIKSVLIQLYAKRGDAVLDLACGKGGDLIKWDKAKVGYYVGIDIADGSIEDCRTRYNGDADHHQRRKKFSFPARLMCGDCYEVRLDRILADDAPFDVCSCQFAMHYSWSTEARARRALANVSALLRPGGIFIGTMPDANVIIKKLREAEGLTFGNSVYWIRFDEEFSEKKFKSSNPFGIKYKFHLEDAVDCPEWIVPFHIFKALAEEYDFELVFVKNNHIFVDEYMKKPEFIELMRRLGALGDGNQDRSTLSPDEWEVAYLYLTFVLRKRGQPDQIQRNPRRDIGKMHLTKDDIENVNGAV, encoded by the exons ATGAAGCGAGATCACTCAGAGCCTCCATCTTCAAGTTCTCTTGGACCTCCTCAATCCAAATTTAAGCACAACCCTGAAG GCGATGCTCATTTTCTGGAAGATGAGAGCACAAAAATTTTTGCCAGGAAGGTGGCTGATCATTACAGTGCGAGGACCAACCAAACTCTTGAAGAGCGTGAAGCAAGTCCTATCATCCACTTAAAGAAACTTAACAATTGG ATCAAGAGTGTCTTGATTCAACTCTATGCTAAAAGAGGGGATGCAGTTCTTGATCTTGCTTGCGGGAAG GGTGGTGATCTCATTAAATGGGATAAAGCAAAAGTTGGATATTATGTTGGCATTGATATTGCCGATGGTTCG ATAGAAGACTGCCGAACCCGCTACAATGGTGATGCAGATCACCATCAGCGCCGCAAAAAGTTCTCATTTCCTGCCAGACTTATGTGTGGAGATTGTTATGAG GTTCGTCTGGACCGGATTTTAGCAGATGATGCACCTTTTGATGTTTGTAGCTGCCAG TTTGCTATGCATTATTCGTGGTCTACTGAGGCACGTGCACGCCGTGCGCTGGCCAATGTCTCAGCTTTACTTCGACCTGGAGGAATATTTATTGGAACAATGCCAGATGCCAATGTCATCATCAAGAAGCTAAGAGAAG CTGAAGGGCTAACCTTTGGTAATAGTGTCTACTGGATACGTTTTGATGAAGAATTTTCAGAAAAG AAATTTAAATCTTCAAATCCTTTTGGCATCAAATACAAGTTCCATCTGGAA GATGCGGTTGACTGCCCCGAATGGATTGTCCCTTTCCACATCTTCAAGGCATTGGCTGAAGAG TATgactttgagctagtttttgtgAAGAATAACCACATATTTGTAGACGAATACATGAAGAAACCAGAGTTCATTGAACTTATGAGGAGGCTCGGTGCATTAGGTGATGGGAACCAAGACCGAA GTACTCTATCACCAGATGAATGGGAGGTAGCCTACCTTTATTTGACATTTGTTCTGAGAAAG AGAGGGCAACCAGATCAAATACAGAGAAATCCTAGACGAGACATAGGCAAGATGCATTTGACTAAAGACGATATCGAGAATGTCAATGGTGCAGTGTAG
- the LOC125858363 gene encoding magnesium protoporphyrin IX methyltransferase, chloroplastic, with product MAFSSPLFSPVNFTLNPNPQLHHPKCTKPNNRRSFSVCAIPPLSTATDISAVTGPLDRTTIAVLGGSSVAALAAILSLADPERRRQLQAEEVGGGDKEVVREYFNNNGFQRWKKIYGDTDDVNKVQLDIRLGHSKTVENVMKMLTEEGSLQGVTVCDAGCGTGCLSIPLAKEGAIVSASDISASMVAEAQKQAQEELFKGKDDQSLAPVMPKFEVKDLESLDGKYDTVVCLDVMIHYPQSKADGMIAHLASLAENRLILSFAPKTFYYDLLKRIGELFPGPSKATRAYLHAEADVERALQKAGWKIKKRGLIATQFYFAKLIEAVPA from the exons ATGGCTTTCTCCTCGCCGCTGTTTTCTCCGGTTAACTTCACCTTAAACCCTAATCCCCAACTCCATCATCCTAAATGCACAAAGCCAAACAACCGCCGGAGCTTCTCCGTCTGCGCCATTCCGCCGCTCTCCACCGCCACCGACATCTCCGCCGTCACAGGTCCGTTGGACAGAACGACTATCGCCGTACTTGGCGGTAGTTCCGTGGCGGCACTTGCTGCTATTCTCTCGCTCGCCGACCCCGAGCGCCGGCGGCAGCTTCAGGCGGAGGAGGTCGGCGGCGGTGATAAGGAGGTGGTGAGAGAGTATTTCAATAACAATGGGTTCCAGAGGTGGAAGAAGATATATGGTGATACGGATGATGTGAATAAAGTGCAGTTGGATATAAGATTGGGACATTCAAAAACTGTTGAAAATGTGATGAAAATGTTGACGGAAGAGGGATCTCTGCAGGGAGTTACTGTATGTGACGCCGGTTGTGGGACCGGTTGTTTGTCGATTCCGTTAGCTAAAGAAGGTGCCATTGTATCAGCTAGTGATATTTCAGCTTCCATGGTAGCTGAAGCCCAAAAACAG GCGCAAGAGGAGTTGTTCAAGGGTAAGGATGACCAATCCCTGGCACCAGTAATGCCGAAATTTGAAGTGAAGGACTTGGAGAGTTTGGATGGGAAGTATGACACTGTGGTTTGCTTAGATGTTATGATACACTACCCACAAAGTAAGGCTGATGGTATGATTGCTCATCTTGCATCATTGGCTGAGAATCGCTTGATCCTGAGCTTTGCCCCGAAGacattttattatgatttgttAAAAAGAATTGGAGAGTTGTTCCCTGGACCTTCAAAGGCTACACGAGCATATCTACATGCAGAGGCTGATGTGGAGAGGGCACTGCAAAAAGCTGGGTGGAAGATAAAGAAGAGAGGCTTGATCGCCACACAATTTTACTTTGCAAAGCTTATTGAAGCTGTCCCTGCTTAG
- the LOC125858364 gene encoding trihelix transcription factor ASR3-like has product MSTLGSTEMNENTATLADGQQKSTEDGKSKTPRHSRWTRQETLVLIQGKKIAEERAHRGRKSTSVFGSDKPEPKWDSVSSYCRQHGADRGPVQCRKRWSNMISDFKKIKTWETQTNGSSESYWIISNDLRREKRLPGSFDREVYNVLDGKEFTAEAYQLALVTITTDEKLDYGVETVEEEEAEEGEEENDNVSHTGEYTMEDDVMPPAAEEVGSSPLKEHIVIDKKAKSIPSPVPRSGTAEGEQPGSDFWNSPMFKDRVKKRRLSPDGCIDSNLGYKLLKTLEQNTNMLHSQLDAQMENRQRDREQQKEQTNSLIAVLNKVADAVARVADKM; this is encoded by the exons ATGAGTACATTAGGCTCAACAGAGATGAATGAGAACACTGCAACGTTAGCTGATGGACAGCAAAAATCGACTGAAGATGGCAAAAGTAAGACACCAAGACACTCGCGATGGACTAGGCAAGAGACGCTTGTTCTCATACAAGGGAAGAAGATTGCTGAGGAAAGAGCTCATAGGGGGCGTAAATCCACTTCTGTTTTTGGATCAGACAAGCCGGAACCCAAATGGGACTCGGTCTCTTCTTACTGCAGACAACATGGAGCAGATAGAGGACCTGTTCAATGTAGAAAACGTTGGAGCAACATGATCAGTgatttcaagaaaattaaaacatgGGAGACACAGACAAATGGAAGCAGTGAATCTTATTGGATTATCAGTAACGATCTCAGGCGAGAGAAAAGGCTACCAGGTTCTTTTGATAGAGAAGTCTACAATGTCTTGGATGGGAAGGAATTCACAGCAGAAGCATACCAACTAGCTCTGGTAACCATAACCACAGATGAAAAACTTGACTATGGTGTAGAAACAGTTGAAGAAGAGGAAGCGGAAGAGGGAGAGGAAGAGAATGACAATGTTTCTCATACTGGGGAATATACTATGGAAGATGATGTTATGCCTCCAGCAGCGGAGGAAGTTGGAAGCAGCCCACTGAAGGAACACATCGTCATAGACAAAAAAGCCAAGTCCATTCCCTCTCCAGTGCCTAGATCAG GTACAGCTGAAGGCGAGCAGCCTGGATCAGATTTCTGGAATAGCCCCATGTTTAAGGACAGAGTGAAGAAAAGAAGACTATCACCAGATGGTTGTATTGATAGTAATCTGGGATATAAACTGCTGAAAACTCTGGAGCAAAACACCAACATGCTTCATTCACAACTTGATGCTCAAATGGAAAATCGTCAACGGGACAGGGAGCAGCAGAAGGAACAAACTAATAGCTTGATTGCTGTTCTCAATAAGGTAGCTGATGCAGTAGCAAGAGTTGCTGATAAGATGTAA